The sequence CTCGCCGTGAGGTACGCGGACCACTTCATCTGCATCTCCGAGCAGACCAAGAAGGAGCTGATGGAGCACTACCGGGTCAGGGAGGAGGACATCACGGTGGTGCTTCAATCGATCTCCCCCCTGTGCCGCCCCATGGCCAAGACCGGCAGGGCGGTTGGGTACTTCGGGGCCCTGAAGAAGCGCAAGAACGTGGAGTTCCTGATACGCGCGTTCGCCATCATGCAAGAGCGGCACCGCATGCCCGAATGCAGGCTGATCATATGCGGGGAGGGGCCCGACAAGGACTGGTTGATGTCCCTGGCCCGGGAGCTTGGGGTGGGTTCGCTGGTCGATTTCAAGGGCGAGATCCTCGAGGACAGGATCACCGAGACCTACAACTCCTTCACGGTGTTCGGGTTCCCCAGCCTCCAGGAGGGCTTCGGAGTGCCCATACTGGAAGCCCAGGCCTGCGGCGTGCCGGTGCTCACCCTCGAAGGGGCCATGGTCCCCCATGAGGTGACCAGGCATGCCATACCCTGCCGGGATGAGGCTGACATGGCGGAGAAGATGCACTGGCTACTGACGGACGACGAGGCCAGGGAGAAGGTGGTGAGGGAAGGGATCGAATACGCGTCCTCTTTCTCAGGCGCCGCGGTCTCCGAGCGGACCCTGCGGGTGTACGAGAAGGTCCTGGGCGAGTGAGGCTCAGATGCGGGCCGGCCGGTGGATGTGCGCGCTGATCACATCGAAGCTGAACGCTACCGTCAGGCCGAGCAGCGACGGGATCACCGCTATTCCCAAGAGGTCCTCGTTCAGGGTGAACGACATGAACAGGTTCAGGATGTACCCCATGAACGCTATGGCGATGAGCATGATCCCTCGGGATATGCTGTCCCTGATGCCGATCAGCTTTATGGCCAGCTCGTTGGCCGTCACCATGAACACGATCGCCCCCATCAGGGCCAGCACCGTGTTGAAGTAGAAGTTGTGGGTCATCTCTCCCAGGAACATGATGGCCACCACGGTGGACAACAGGCCGAGGCCCATGGCAGTGACCA comes from Methanomassiliicoccus luminyensis B10 and encodes:
- a CDS encoding glycosyltransferase, with the translated sequence MRAVLLTRRLDDKPTNGFERYAHNLYYGLRSLGADVGLINQDSPLPVRPSSSLISPPYYDIILPLLRLPRKMFRADLYHALTDSQAVLFPFLKGKKVVTIHHVDLTPPGSPSEAVFRRFYTLGTELAVRYADHFICISEQTKKELMEHYRVREEDITVVLQSISPLCRPMAKTGRAVGYFGALKKRKNVEFLIRAFAIMQERHRMPECRLIICGEGPDKDWLMSLARELGVGSLVDFKGEILEDRITETYNSFTVFGFPSLQEGFGVPILEAQACGVPVLTLEGAMVPHEVTRHAIPCRDEADMAEKMHWLLTDDEAREKVVREGIEYASSFSGAAVSERTLRVYEKVLGE